One stretch of Chryseobacterium sp. LJ668 DNA includes these proteins:
- a CDS encoding glycosyltransferase family A protein: MQAQPLISIITTYYNSVQLGDFVKSSMKCLQNQTYQNLELICVNDGSTDSTLDDLEYFAKQDPRIKIYTKENQKYAQYSKGYGQEKASGEFIFLFDHDDLIDFDTIEKCYQTFLIHPELDIVSPIVITKFTDGNIKNIHNIYLSDSQTFEFKKFTGSQIIKDTVGRYDNHIRGLYRKEVFKSHSFGFTEPLLNADEIVERLIYEKAKFVGNCDAVYTHYIHPDSSAKLLSPKRIDFVRTDSLLRKIFKEKGIYENRRAIFEFIAYKNLVNSLKIFHYFSENMNNEEYTKQSQRLQESYNGLDKATVISQFTGLAKIYNSVLLSNFSLLSSFYKYKK, from the coding sequence TTACAACGTATTATAACTCTGTGCAGTTAGGAGACTTTGTAAAGTCATCCATGAAATGTCTGCAAAACCAGACTTATCAAAACTTAGAATTAATCTGCGTAAATGATGGTTCTACAGATTCTACATTAGATGATTTAGAATATTTTGCAAAGCAAGACCCAAGAATCAAAATTTACACAAAAGAAAATCAGAAGTACGCACAGTATTCAAAGGGTTACGGACAGGAAAAGGCTTCAGGAGAATTTATTTTTCTTTTTGATCACGATGATCTCATTGATTTCGATACCATCGAAAAATGTTATCAAACATTTTTAATACATCCGGAACTTGATATTGTAAGCCCCATTGTAATTACAAAATTTACCGACGGAAACATCAAAAACATCCATAATATTTATCTTTCTGATTCACAAACGTTTGAATTTAAAAAATTTACTGGATCCCAGATTATCAAAGATACTGTAGGAAGGTATGACAACCATATCAGGGGATTATATAGAAAGGAAGTTTTCAAATCTCACTCTTTCGGTTTTACAGAGCCACTTTTGAATGCGGATGAAATTGTAGAGAGGCTTATATATGAAAAAGCAAAATTTGTAGGAAACTGTGATGCCGTTTATACACATTACATCCATCCGGATTCATCTGCAAAATTATTATCTCCTAAAAGAATAGATTTTGTAAGAACAGATTCCTTACTGAGAAAAATTTTTAAAGAAAAAGGAATTTATGAGAACCGTAGGGCAATTTTTGAATTTATAGCATATAAAAATTTGGTCAATTCCCTTAAAATTTTCCATTATTTTTCTGAAAATATGAATAATGAAGAGTATACTAAACAAAGCCAAAGACTTCAGGAATCATACAATGGTTTAGACAAAGCAACTGTCATTTCTCAGTTTACCGGACTCGCAAAAATTTATAACTCAGTTCTTTTATCCAATTTTTCTCTGCTATCATCTTTCTATAAATACAAAAAATAA
- a CDS encoding glycosyltransferase, whose amino-acid sequence MNPLVTISIPVFKCEKFIIRCLESVKKQTYGNLEIILVNDCTPDNSMVLIRDFMTLNQNLNIRIIEHEENSGLSVVRNNGIKAAAGEYVFFLDSDDEITSDCIQLLVENALKTDAQIIIAQNRWINTFDNTTKDFGFPTIAEKKYYDTNLEIFSIYSKGRFPSSSWNKLFKKDFIISNEIYFVPGLFAQDELWFFHLLLKTDTLAIIDDITYLYYLHGESVIFNRKKKNFENYLTILHYMTKSYKEEKNKVLKTLIKSKIILFKEMVLVMQWKALKDGEYLKTNISRMQKLVRLNILEYFSAKFPLDVKKKNFFQNIPVDLAAKLFIWRFER is encoded by the coding sequence ATGAATCCTTTAGTGACTATTTCTATCCCTGTTTTTAAATGTGAAAAATTCATTATCAGATGTCTGGAATCTGTGAAAAAACAAACATATGGAAATTTAGAAATCATTCTTGTTAACGATTGTACGCCAGATAACAGTATGGTTCTTATAAGAGATTTTATGACACTTAATCAAAACCTTAACATCAGAATCATTGAACATGAGGAAAATTCAGGGCTCTCTGTTGTAAGAAATAACGGGATAAAAGCAGCTGCGGGAGAATATGTGTTTTTTTTAGATAGTGATGACGAAATTACGTCAGACTGTATACAATTGTTGGTTGAAAACGCATTAAAAACAGATGCTCAGATCATTATAGCACAAAATCGATGGATTAATACCTTTGACAATACAACTAAAGATTTCGGCTTTCCCACCATCGCAGAAAAAAAATATTACGATACCAATCTTGAAATATTTTCAATTTACAGCAAAGGACGATTTCCTTCCTCGTCATGGAATAAATTGTTCAAAAAAGACTTTATCATTAGTAATGAAATTTATTTTGTGCCTGGATTGTTTGCGCAAGATGAGTTATGGTTTTTCCATTTATTACTAAAAACAGATACCTTAGCAATTATTGATGACATTACATATTTGTATTATCTTCATGGTGAGTCGGTTATTTTTAACAGGAAAAAAAAGAATTTTGAAAACTACCTAACCATTCTCCACTACATGACCAAATCGTATAAAGAGGAAAAGAATAAGGTATTAAAAACGCTTATCAAAAGCAAAATTATACTTTTCAAAGAGATGGTCTTGGTGATGCAATGGAAGGCTCTTAAAGACGGAGAATACCTTAAAACTAATATTTCAAGAATGCAGAAACTCGTGAGATTAAATATTTTAGAGTATTTCAGCGCAAAATTTCCATTAGATGTTAAAAAGAAAAACTTCTTCCAAAACATTCCTGTTGATTTGGCAGCCAAACTATTTATCTGGCGTTTTGAAAGATGA
- a CDS encoding DegT/DnrJ/EryC1/StrS family aminotransferase → MIPITKPFLPPIEEYSHFVKGIYKREWLTNMGPLASQLEMDIKDYLNVKHLLFVTNGTIALHMAIKALSLTGEIITTPFSFVATTSSIVWENCKPVFVDIDKKSLNIDPKKIESAITDKTTAILATHVYGNPCDVENIEKIADKYNLKVIYDGAHAFGVKIKEKSIFEYGDISICSLHTTKLYHSVEGGLIFTKDPDLLKKLSLIRNFGFSDFNSFSELGINGKNSEFHAAMGLANLKYVTSILEKRKILATQYTKSLSTLKAYIPEWHHDSENNNTYYPIILESEELLLKIKSELDKNEIFTRRYFYPSLAETLPYIEKQKLEISHDISRRVLCLPLFYDLTLEEVHFICRLILRVQNN, encoded by the coding sequence ATGATTCCCATTACAAAACCTTTCTTACCCCCTATTGAAGAATATTCGCATTTTGTAAAAGGCATTTACAAAAGAGAGTGGTTGACAAATATGGGCCCTCTAGCCAGTCAATTGGAAATGGATATAAAAGATTACCTGAATGTCAAACATCTTTTGTTTGTTACAAATGGTACCATCGCCTTACATATGGCAATTAAAGCATTAAGTCTTACAGGGGAAATTATTACTACTCCTTTTTCATTTGTGGCCACCACAAGTTCTATAGTGTGGGAAAACTGTAAACCTGTATTTGTTGATATTGATAAAAAGTCTTTAAATATTGATCCTAAAAAAATAGAATCTGCAATTACTGATAAAACTACAGCAATTTTAGCCACTCACGTCTACGGAAATCCGTGTGATGTAGAAAATATTGAGAAAATTGCAGACAAATACAATCTAAAAGTGATTTACGACGGAGCTCATGCTTTCGGGGTAAAAATTAAAGAAAAATCTATATTTGAGTACGGTGATATTTCGATTTGTTCTCTGCACACGACAAAGCTTTATCATTCTGTAGAAGGTGGTTTGATATTCACTAAAGATCCTGATTTATTAAAAAAACTCTCGCTTATAAGAAATTTTGGATTTTCAGATTTTAATTCTTTTTCTGAGCTTGGAATCAACGGAAAAAACTCTGAATTTCATGCTGCCATGGGTTTGGCAAATCTAAAATATGTTACTTCAATTCTAGAGAAAAGGAAAATTTTGGCCACACAGTACACTAAATCATTAAGCACCTTAAAAGCTTATATTCCAGAGTGGCATCACGATTCAGAAAACAATAATACTTATTATCCTATAATTTTGGAAAGTGAAGAATTATTACTAAAAATAAAATCTGAACTTGATAAAAATGAGATTTTTACCAGAAGATACTTTTATCCTAGTCTCGCAGAAACGTTACCTTATATTGAAAAGCAAAAATTAGAAATTTCTCATGATATCTCACGACGAGTACTATGCCTTCCTCTTTTTTATGATCTTACTTTAGAAGAAGTACACTTCATATGCAGATTAATACTAAGAGTTCAAAATAATTAA